A region of Arabidopsis thaliana chromosome 5, partial sequence DNA encodes the following proteins:
- a CDS encoding Calcium-dependent lipid-binding (CaLB domain) family protein: protein MLFSSCKIIFQYTLKEMSSHGREVEVTISSAKDIKNVNWRNGPNKPYAVVWIDPKFKSSTRVDEDGNTCTTWNETFVIALPPANDDDDKVYINIVHAGREENTKPLIGSAHLSLRDVIDDVGFGVPFMKTLKLKRPSGRPQGKLDVTVTVRETPGSNYALPYGDPYAPEKGSKFGGMGTGLAVGAVAGVLGGVALAEGLEAVEGDEDDDDDDDAAAAAAADDDDDDDDDDDDDDE from the coding sequence ATGTTATTTTCGTCGTGCAAAATAATTTTCCAATATACCCTCAAGGAAATGTCATCCCACGGCCGAGAAGTAGAGGTGACCATCTCATCGGCAAAGGATATCAAGAACGTGAACTGGCGCAACGGCCCAAACAAGCCATACGCCGTTGTATGGATCGATCCGAAGTTCAAATCCTCCACAAGAGTTGACGAAGACGGCAACACTTGTACAACGTGGAACGAGACATTTGTCATCGCTTTACCTCCGGCCAACGACGATGACGACAAGGTATACATCAACATCGTACACGCAGGCCGTGAAGAGAACACAAAGCCCCTCATCGGCTCCGCCCATCTCAGCCTCCGTGATGTCATTGATGACGTCGGCTTCGGCGTCCCCTTCATGAAAACCCTCAAGCTCAAACGCCCCTCTGGCCGACCTCAGGGCAAACTCGACGTCACTGTCACCGTTCGAGAGACTCCAGGATCAAATTACGCGCTTCCTTATGGCGATCCATACGCGCCGGAAAAGGGGAGCAAGTTCGGTGGGATGGGGACTGGACTGGCGGTCGGGGCGGTGGCCGGAGTTTTGGGTGGGGTGGCATTAGCGGAGGGACTGGAGGCTGTGGAAGgcgatgaggatgatgatgatgacgatgatgctgctgctgctgctgctgctgatgatgatgatgatgatgatgatgatgatgatgatgatgacgagtGA
- a CDS encoding Calcium-dependent lipid-binding (CaLB domain) family protein (Calcium-dependent lipid-binding (CaLB domain) family protein; CONTAINS InterPro DOMAIN/s: C2 calcium/lipid-binding domain, CaLB (InterPro:IPR008973), C2 calcium-dependent membrane targeting (InterPro:IPR000008); BEST Arabidopsis thaliana protein match is: Calcium-dependent lipid-binding (CaLB domain) family protein (TAIR:AT1G07310.1); Has 7173 Blast hits to 1801 proteins in 194 species: Archae - 14; Bacteria - 856; Metazoa - 2022; Fungi - 1141; Plants - 806; Viruses - 64; Other Eukaryotes - 2270 (source: NCBI BLink).), protein MSSHGREVEVTISSAKDIKNVNWRNGPNKPYAVVWIDPKFKSSTRVDEDGNTCTTWNETFVIALPPANDDDDKVYINIVHAGREENTKPLIGSAHLSLRDVIDDVGFGVPFMKTLKLKRPSGRPQGKLDVTVTVRETPGSNYALPYGDPYAPEKGSKFGGMGTGLAVGAVAGVLGGVALAEGLEAVEGDEDDDDDDDAAAAAAADDDDDDDDDDDDDDE, encoded by the coding sequence ATGTCATCCCACGGCCGAGAAGTAGAGGTGACCATCTCATCGGCAAAGGATATCAAGAACGTGAACTGGCGCAACGGCCCAAACAAGCCATACGCCGTTGTATGGATCGATCCGAAGTTCAAATCCTCCACAAGAGTTGACGAAGACGGCAACACTTGTACAACGTGGAACGAGACATTTGTCATCGCTTTACCTCCGGCCAACGACGATGACGACAAGGTATACATCAACATCGTACACGCAGGCCGTGAAGAGAACACAAAGCCCCTCATCGGCTCCGCCCATCTCAGCCTCCGTGATGTCATTGATGACGTCGGCTTCGGCGTCCCCTTCATGAAAACCCTCAAGCTCAAACGCCCCTCTGGCCGACCTCAGGGCAAACTCGACGTCACTGTCACCGTTCGAGAGACTCCAGGATCAAATTACGCGCTTCCTTATGGCGATCCATACGCGCCGGAAAAGGGGAGCAAGTTCGGTGGGATGGGGACTGGACTGGCGGTCGGGGCGGTGGCCGGAGTTTTGGGTGGGGTGGCATTAGCGGAGGGACTGGAGGCTGTGGAAGgcgatgaggatgatgatgatgacgatgatgctgctgctgctgctgctgctgatgatgatgatgatgatgatgatgatgatgatgatgatgacgagtGA